One part of the Quercus lobata isolate SW786 chromosome 7, ValleyOak3.0 Primary Assembly, whole genome shotgun sequence genome encodes these proteins:
- the LOC115954010 gene encoding wound-induced protein 1-like, with product MAPPNSNDIESPIILLESIPDAKAKPEVQNKAIVEALYKALANGQIETVTKLLACDLEWWFHGPPKRHHMMRVLTGESTYKEFTFEPKSITVIGDDSVIVEGWEGAHYWVHLWTLKDGLITKFREYFNTWLTVQELRPWEVRQKSATLWQSQPRDLYERSLPALMIAM from the coding sequence ATGGCACCTCCCAATTCCAACGATATTGAATCTCCAATAATATTGTTGGAGTCCATTCCAGATGCAAAGGCAAAGCCGGAAGTGCAAAACAAGGCAATTGTGGAAGCACTTTACAAGGCATTGGCAAATGGTCAAATTGAGACTGTGACTAAGCTCCTAGCTTGTGACCTCGAATGGTGGTTCCATGGACCTCCAAAACGCCACCACATGATGCGTGTGCTCACTGGGGAATCAACCTACAAAGAGTTCACTTTTGAGCCTAAGAGTATCACTGTTATTGGTGATGATAGTGTGATTGTTGAGGGATGGGAAGGAGCACATTATTGGGTTCACTTGTGGACTTTAAAAGATGGTctaattacaaaatttagaGAGTATTTTAACACATGGCTCACAGTGCAGGAACTGAGGCCATGGGAAGTTAGGCAAAAGAGTGCCACACTGTGGCAGAGCCAGCCTCGGGACCTTTATGAACGGTCTTTGCCAGCCCTTATGATTGCTATGTAG